A window of Lepidochelys kempii isolate rLepKem1 chromosome 1, rLepKem1.hap2, whole genome shotgun sequence contains these coding sequences:
- the RNF169 gene encoding E3 ubiquitin-protein ligase RNF169 isoform X3 — MLDGNPTSAEKTTVGSSVVRVPVDSGPSQEEENLDKDAEGDPEAEDDSEVRDVRSSPLPQRRLVSHSCRILAKHKQERRPLLRGEKLQEEKTSEDLIHKLILEDMEVGKRKMEEQQKKDEPLMLKTNQECFPERLSDSENEEPFQSKHTHRSAFVSKGSTYSFAFLTGNLTSKLERSQSCNDTIQDRSKSRQRSAPANRTKVLSVTSASTPIVGVLSSTQNNRCLSAPDLTAEKRLVSNSVSSLSILHKPERSISPESNDSISEELNHFKPIVCSPCTPPKRLPDGKVLSPLIIKSTPRNLNRSLQKPTTYEASPRILKKWEQIFQERQIKKTLCKATLTSLASETGEDFLVPDIANSSKEQLRILNDQILPDTAAHTNTELDYFPSISEVKLERAGNKKNRSQALTMDGSSSDLDTRSNGTSLNTQVSDVSEVKTNSYLDKSCLSIGAKIMTRRIIGVNPALPGNSMLGVSIKTAGKKQLKYLNNSELINVQNGTCNSVENVIGEQPPSLRRGRKRHCKTKHLEQNGSVKRLRQTAGEMGLATGDPLVREMEQKLQQEEEDRRLALQLQRIFDSENRTMDRRKARVDQYLLRSKSTTGAKQHL; from the exons atgcTCGATGGCAATCCCACCTCCGCTGAGAAGACCACTGTGGGTTCTTCTGTGGTACGCGTGCCAGTCGacagtggaccgagccaggaggaggaaaactTGGACAAGGATGCggagggagacccagaggcagaggatgactcggaggtcagagatgtcAGGAGCTCTCCTCTACCCCAGAGGAGACTAgtcagtcacagctgtcggatcttggcaaagcacaaacaggagaggaggcccctg TTGAGGGGAGAAaaattacaagaggaaaaaacatctgaggatctgatccaCAAGCTAATTCTAGAAGACATGGAagtgggaaaaagaaaaatggaagaaCAGCAAAAAAAAGATGAACCACTAATGCTTAAAACGAATCAAGAATGT TTTCCTGAACGCCTCTCGGATTCAGAGAACGAAGAACCATTCCAGAGCAAGCACACACATCGGTCGGCTTTTGTCTCCAAAGGCAGCACCTATTCTTTTGCCTTCCTGACAGG GAACCTAACCTCCAAACTGGAAAGGAGTCAGAGTTGCAATGACACCATTCAAGATCGATCAAAGAGCAGGCAGAGATCAGCCCCAGCCAACAGAACAAAG GTTCTATCTGTGACCAGTGCGTCGACTCCCATCGTTGGAGTTTTGTCATCCACCCAAAACAATCGCTGCCTCTCTGCCCCAGATTTGACAGCAGAAAAGCGTCTGGTTTCCAACTCTGTTTCGTCACTCTCCATCCTGCACAAGCCGGAGCGATCCATCAGCCCTGAGAGCAATGACAGTATCTCAGAAGAGCTCAATCATTTCAAACCTATTGTCTGCTCACCATGCACTCCTCCCAAGAGGCTTCCCGACGGCAAAGTCTTGAGTCCTTTGATTATAAAGTCTACTCCAAGGAACCTGAACCGAAGCCTGCAGAAACCAACCACCTATGAAGCTAGTCCCAGAATCCTGAAAAAATGGGAGCAAATATTTCAGGAGCGCCAGATTAAAAAGACTCTCTGTAAAGCTACCCTTACATCTCTGGCTTCAGAGACCGGAGAGGACTTTCTGGTTCCTGACATTGCTAACTCCAGTAAAGAGCAGCTGCGAATCTTAAATGATCAAATTCTACCTGATACTGcggcacacacaaacacagagttAGATTATTTCCCTTCGATCAGTGAAGTGAAGCTCGAAAGGGCTGGTAACAAGAAAAACCGTTCACAGGCCTTAACAATGGATGGCAGTTCCTCTGATCTAGATACAAGATCAAATGGAACCTCTCTGAACACTCAAGTTTCAGATGTATCTGAAGTAAAAACAAATTCATATCTGGACAAATCTTGTCTTAGCATTGGGGCAAAAATAATGACCAGAAGAATAATTGGAGTCAACCCAGCACTGCCAGGGAACAGTATGCTAGGAGTTTCTATCAAGACAGCAGGAAAAAAGCAGCTTAAATACCTGAACAATAGTGAATTAATCAACGTACAAAATGGAACCTGCAATTCTGTTGAAAATGTGATTGGCGAACAGCCCCCTTCACTGAGACGAGGACGGAAGAGACACTGTAAAACAAAGCACTTGGAACAGAATGGTTCGGTTAAAAGACTGAGGCAGACCGCTGGCGAGATGGGCTTGGCCACAGGTGATCCTTTAGTGAGGGAGATGGAACAGaagctgcagcaggaggaggaagacaggAGGCTAGCCTTACAACTGCAGCGAATTTTTGACAGTGAAAACAGGACAATGGATAGGCGGAAAGCAAGAGTAGATCAATATCTCTTGCGGTCAAAGAGCACTACAGGTGCAAAGCAGCACCTATGA